CAGATCGTCCATTTTGTAGCCTTGATTTGTGCTGCACAGCAGCTTCGAGGCACCAATCATGTTGCCGAAACGTAtatgaaaatgatttttgcCCGAACTCCAGATTCCAAGCTCCGCATAGCTATAACTATGCAGCAGTTGCTTCGTCTGTGCATCGAGTAGCTGCAACCCGTCGCAGTTGATGGCAATCAACAGCTGTTCGGGCAGCGATGAATCATTCAGCTGCTTCACCGCAAAGAAAGTGGAGCCATAGCAAGGCTGCTTGGCCAGCTGCTGGAGCAGCAAAAGCTTCGCCTGATCCTCTTCGAGTTGCTCGCTTTGCtccaacagcggcagcaactgttgctgccactcGGCCAGCGTCCGCTGTGGCAACAAATCCTCCGGGACCAGCTCTTGAAGTTGCAAAGCCTCATCACGCTGCTGATCGGCGCTGTAGATGAGCTGCGCCAATTGCAGCGATTGCTCCAAGTCCACCGCGTAGTAACCTTTAAGATATTTGTGCAACTCTTGGGGATAGCTAAAGATCAGATCCGCATTGATGTCGTTGCCCGGCTGCGAGTCCAGCCAGAGTTTGCGCATGAAATGCAGTTGATAATGCGCATCGCAGCTGGCGCGAATGCTTTTCTGTTGACGCACAAAGTGCAGCAGCTCCGTGATGTAATCGAACACAAATTCCTCCTCGGGCATGGCATAAACTTTCTCGCCAATCTTCAAGAATATGCTGTAGCCCAGCTGCGATTTCAATTCCAAGCGCTGCGCAACATCCGAGATGAGTGCAGCGCCTCGAGTATGCGACTCTATCTCAAAGGCTTCCACAGTGTCGTCGGGGAAATAGATCTTGTGATAGATGTGCATGCAACGCTGTTGAATGCCTTCTACTTCAATCAAATGCGGCGGCTGCTTGCGTTGTCCATGCTGCAAGCTGCGCTTCAGACGCTTCAAACAAGCATCTGCCAAGGCATCCGAACGCAGACGGAGCAACAGAATCAGTTCACGCATGATCAACACACTCGGAACCATTATCCCAGTGGCCAAATAGAGTAGATCCCAGCCACGTTGCTCGCTCTCGACGTTTGTGTTGCCGGTGAGTTGCTTCATCAGCTGGCAGAAGAGTTCGTCACAGAGCAGTGGCTGATGCAAAGCTGCTTGGAAGATTAAATCCGTGTTTACAGCCAGCTGACCGCGGGGAATGTCGCCCATGTACTGGGGGAAAGAGTGGAGAGATTAAAAAGGGAACGTGAGGAAAGTAAAGATTGTTTATCTTCTTACCTTTTGTATGTGATGGTAGATGACTAACGCTTGCTGATAGAGTTGCGGTTGCGAATGAAGGGATTTGAGTAGAGGAGCCTTTAGTGGCTCGGGGGAATATCGCCAAAGTGGAGCCAATTCAGAGCTGTAAAGAAAATAGAATATTAATATGTGCTAAGCTAGAGAAATAGTACCAAGAAGTACGAAAACTTGACTGTGGAAGACCCTTCATTTTTTTAGTAGCCTACTTAAAATCTAAGCAGctacaaattcattttttgattaccaattataatataagaatataaaaaaagtaagtGAACTACAGCCATGTTTTGACTGTAATAGACCCTTTACTTCTCATTCGTCTGCTTAAAATCTGGACTGATTCCAATTCATATTTGACTAACaacttttataaattaatttatgaaaactCAGTTTCACATTCTGCCGCGCtaaattcatttttgattaacaaactttaataaaaataactttttgaAGTTGAAGAAGTTTCATACCATTGTTTAATAGACTGTTTTTCACCTTTCCAAAATCAGTCAAGTTTGTTATGTTGAGATATTGCCAAGAAGTTTATCAGTTACGTTATTAGAGTATCTTCTTCTCTGCGTCAAGCTGCTTATACAGACTGACAGGCAGATCAACCGACAAAAGTATCTCTATATggttataattttaataatttttttacttCATAAAGAATACGAATACTATTTCCTTTGCTATATAAAGTTATCTCCCTTAAAGCTATCGAGTATCAAAATTGTCACTTACTCCAAGTTTTCTCTGAACTGTTGCTCCGCAAACTGTGCCAAGCTGTGCTGACGTCGCTTAGGCGCCACGGGTTGTTCCAGCTCCTGCTTAATCGACGCCACTTTAGCACCCGCTGTGTGCTCCTTGAACACCTGTTGCAAGGCGACACTGGGTCGTGTTAATGTGGCCAACACACGCACATTGCCAGCGGCGAATTCACCCGTCTGTCCATTGGCAGAACCGCGCCAAGGACGTCGCACATCATCCGCAAGCAGCTGACCACCTGTGACTCCTGCCTCAAACTGAACCAAGTCACCAGGCGAGAGTAGCAACTGCTCCTCTAGATGTTGTTCTGCTTCACAACCCTCAATGGCCACCGCATAGCTCGAACGTTGCTGCAGATTGAGCAGCATGTAATTGATGAGCTCCGCTGCGTCCAAGGCTTCGCTGCACTGCAGCACAAAGTTCTCATGCTGCACGGTGCGCACATGCAACTGATCTTGCGCCTCGAACTGCACTTTGACGAGCTCCGCATATGTGCAGGAGGCGAGCACTTGCTCGGTCTCATCGATGAGCGAGAGTCCCGATGCATTCACGGCCAGCATGAGTTCATCGCTCTGTAGCTTTGGTCCGGAAAGACGTTGCACTTCATAGAGACGCGAATGTCGCATGGGCCACGAGAGATGCGCAAAGAGGCAAATGTCTTCCTTGGCACGCTGTTGGGACAACGCATCCTGTCCCTTCTTGACGTAGGCGCTGCGCTCGTAAGTCGCCGCAATGAGACGACTCCAATTCTGCACCGCACGCTCACCGGGAGCCAACAGATCTCTGGGCACAAACTCGGTCAATTGCTGCTCATTCAAAGTATTTGCAACTCCTGCGCCATGTTCAATGTAACAAGCCAAGGCACAGACCATGGCAATGTCCTTTTCGGAGCGACAACGATATTCGCCACACTTCAGACCAAGCACAACTTGTTTGTAGATCAAATGCGTGGCCTTTGGATCCACTGCAGGATCGTACCAGGCATCAAAGAGCTCCTTTCGCAAATAAAGTTTCCAAGGTGAATCCAAATCTCGTTGCTCGCAGCTGGAAATGGCATCGAGCACATGCTCACGTCCCGCTCCGAGAGGCATAAGTTTCTCTTGGAAGGACAACACCAAACCGAAGCCAAAGCTATCGCTTAAGCCGAGTCCATCGCACAGCTGCTGCACTGCCTCCCTTGCTGTGCTGGCGGCATCCACTTGCAGCTTACGCGCCTCGCCATCCATCAGATAAATGGCCAACTTCAGCGGCTCCTTGTTGCGTATTGCCTGGAGTTCTAACAACGATGGAGGCTGTGATCTCGCTCCGTTCGCTAAAGTGTGTTCCAGATGTTGTAGGGAGGAAGACGAATGCAACTTGGCGGTGCCCAGCTTCATGTAGCTGCGCAGATAGGGCTCAAAGTTGCTGCTGGGCGGAAAGCAACTCAGACAAATGGAGAGCAGCAGCCAACCACGAGCATAGGAGCCACGACTGGGATTCAAATAGAGCTGCTTGCAAATCTGAGCGAGGATTTCATCCCTGAAAGGGGAAAGGAGAAAAAGGTTTGAAAATGTGAATAAGAATTGAATTgggtatataaataaaataaatataatattataagtAGGAATGTGAGGGACAAACTTAAATGggataaattaatatactaaattaattatacGATTTAGGATATTAATGTAGCCTAAATAGGATAATCCTAAATAGTAGAAATTAAGTTAAGTCCTATTTTAGTTtgtaagtaaattaaatatattacgtAGTGTGTAGTGtaagaatattattaatagaaatatatatatttatatttatatgggaaattaaatgttatattcTTGAATTGggaatataacatatatagaatataaataaagatacATTAACTTTTCACAGTAATAGAAAATATGCACGAAAATATCAAATAGTAAATTCAAAGGAAAAGGTTCAGGAATAAGATATTCAACTTCACATTCCTATTCATTTTGCTTTgatacaaatttatgaaaatgtaatttaagtatttaaaagttCCTGCCCCGCTTACCTCAAGCTCTCTTTGAGAATTCCATGCCCTATAATAAACTGCAGCTTGTCCAGATGACTGCTGCCTGCATTCAGCCAGAGCTGATAGAAATCCTCAGCTTCGCGTTGGCCATTGCCAATTAATTTCGGTTGCCTTCGCAGAGTCTGGCGAATGAAGCGACGTGGCTTAGAGCCAAGAATGCGAGCCATGTCCTGCATGAGTTGAGAATGGCGCAGCGAGTGATCTTTCGGAGTAGGAGCAGCTTCTGGAAGATCCTCCATGAAGCGCAGTATCAGCATCCAAATGGcctaaaatatacagaaatttattataaataaaattagtttacTTTTAGAGTAAACCATTTCCTACCTTGGCTGCCATTTGCTCAACAGGCAGATCATGCTTCAGCAAAGGTTGCTTTAGAAGTTTCCTTTCATGCTGAGAAGTGTTGCCGCTGCAGAAGTAAGTGGATGCATATTTCTGGAAGCTAAAGTCTGAGGTGTCAACATGGTTGGGCACAGGTTTCGGTAATCGAATTGTGCCCACAGAAGTAATACTGCTCGACTTCTTCAGGGTGATCTAAAAGGATAGAGTATACAattatcaatatcaattttcatttcaacttTACAGTTCATTTCTCTTATACGCTTCGATtgatactatttttaatttagtatttattgtacCTGCCCCGTACTTAGTCAACCGTAATCTATGTGTAGCTGCCAGTTATCTATAGTAAGCTTTTTTCTTTAAGATATGCCCATGGCGATAAGACTCTGGAAACTCTGCCGATTATTTACGATCGCATTTTTATGTCATTTATCATTTTGGTAGGCATTTGTGTATTTACTCTTTCAACGCCTTCCGTTGCCGATAACTGAGCTGATTGAGCTCTTTGACTAACATAGAACTTATTTCAAACTTAGTCGCTGACAATCGACCGAACCGTGTGCATCTCTGGACTTGGACGTGGACTTCGCTTTGGACTTCGATTCGGACTCTGAatcatttgaaaatattgtttttgaataaatttaaaaatttgtgttgtgttgtttgttgtttcatttcaAGGAAAGTTATGAGGTGGATTTttgtgaaaaatttgaaaaactttgaaattcaaaagaaattttaGTTTAGgattaaaacttaaatttatattaaaagttgAACTTTGTTTCTAATGGTTAATCAAAATTAACCGCAATTGCCTGAACAGTTAAGGAAATTTTGTTCTGGCTTTTTgtgaaacatttaaaaaagttcGAAATTATAAAGGGTACTTAGTTTAAGAAAACTAAACGCTACACTTATATTAAAGGTTGAACTCTATCTCTAGCGATTCAATACAATGACCTAAAGCTGCCGtaacaaatttaaatctttaaaattcCAAAGGAAATTGTACGAGTTTAAAAGGAAACTGagttgaaatttatatttaaagttgaaatttatCCATAATGATTCTTCAGAATTAACTAAAGTTCTACAGATTTTGGtgaagaaaacattttaaattaaaaaaatgtggaAACTGAACTTTTGTCTCTGATGATTCATTGCAAATAGTCAAAGTTGTCTTTTAAATAAtggtattaaaataatagattatttttagtactaaaaaagaaatttaaataaaattgaaaatggtaATTTCTAAACCTAaaagcattaaatatttagttaaaagTTGTTTTCTCAAAAAGTAAGATTTCTTTAGAGTATTTTgaagatttgttttttgtattacttGACGATTTTTCAGAATGCATTTTTTCCTATTACtcacaacatttttttaattaaaattttgtgaactttgacaattttacAGCATTCATGATAATAAAATTGGTTTAGCTCTGATATCTATATTTATGTAGagattttgtaatatttctCGCCTTATTAACAGAAGGCCAAACCGAAGGTAAGTGTAGGATAAGATAACCACGTAatggcatttaaaaatatttgtttaaataaaatataaaaatagcaaataaaaagaagcaATAACTTTATGGATTGCCAATCAAATGTTGAAAGATTAAAGAGCTCTAATCAGTTGGACTGTTTATGTAAATAACGCCCAAGTGTGGCGCAATTGAAATTGCGTTATCAATAACTTGAATAGAAGtgtaagaaaacaaaattaaatatggtCAAAATTTCCGtagataataaaaacaagttcaaattaaattgcgaTCCGAAATCGTCACTCAACTAATTTTAGCTATGGACTCAATAAGATAGCAATCGAAGATGATATTCAGTTGACATTGATTGGAAAAGCGCCTGCTTAGGATGACTATATAATTTACtacttatataaatatatatattatatatatagaacaAATGTGAGATAAGCGCGATGAGAGcaaagcaacaagaacaaagaACAGAACACACAATCAATCCATAATCTACACCACAAACCACAACGAAAAGACAAATGAGATTTGcatatagataaatatatgtgtGGGGATATCTCTGAATTCTTAAGATATCACCGAAGCGcgttttatttacaaatacaaaataaattaaattacatatgTAACATTATCAAACAATCACAAGGAACAAAGctttgtttttctattattttttatatatacatgcCGACATTTATATAACAACATTTTGTACAAAGACAAGTCccatatttttcatttgtttcttttttcccAGTTGACAACACAAGTCGAGCAATTGAGGAAGCCAAAAAGTTAGCTCCACTTTCAACTGCTCTTTTGTAATATCAGCTACTAATATTCGTAACATATATATAGACTTAAATAcactaaaataaaactatgtttctttttgttcagGGCTGTCCCAGCACACGCAACTGCTAGAGACGCGTCTGATTGACAATTGGGCGTGGCGTCGCCTCATAGTAGTTGACGGGTCGGGACAACAGCTTTGTGGGAATGTCTTTGCGCAATCGCAACTCGCGCTCGAAGAGCAATGACTTCTCCTTCACATTCGGCCCCAGTGGCCCACTCACATCGGGCTCATCGTTGAGGAAGCCAAACACATCGTCCACAATCTGCTTGGAGGCATCGTAACCAGGTGTCTCCACAGCCAAACCGTTTGTCTTTGCCGCACTGCTATTCGGCCGTGCTGCCATCGGTGTGATGATGATGGGTGACATCGGGGGCGGCGGGGGCAGCGACATGCGTGCTTGCAACGTGGGGGCAGGCAGCACAGGTTGCTCGTTCCGCTTGATGGACTTTGTGCGCTTCGGCTGATGCACTGCAGCCATGGCAGCCGCATTTCTCGCTGCGATTTGTTCCTTgagtcgctgttgttgctcttgttcttgCTTCAGACGCAGCTGCTCCGCTTcagcctgctgctgcttgagtCGCTGCTGTTGAAGCAGTTCTTGCTCCGCTTTCAGACGCAACAACTCTTGCTCCTTGACGCGTTTCCTTTCCTTGTGCTGTTGGCGTCGCGATGTCAACTCCAAAGCGAAACGCTTTCGGGCCAAATAACCGCGACTCCGTGCCTGCAATTTGATTGTACGACTGCGCACCATCGTGAACTTCGTGGTCAGCTGCTGGGCAGCAATGCATGCCCCCAGTCTGTGGAAGCCACGTCGCATGGTCAGATAACGACGACGCTGCATGCGTCCTCGCCAATAGCGCTGCACTGTGATGATGGCCTGACGATATCGCTTGAGGTAGCGACGGAAGAGCACGCGACGAAAACCTCGCTGAATAGTCACAATGTACTTGAGCATCACGCGAGAGCGTTCCGCCTCCAGCAGCGCATCGTCCTCATCGCGCAGAAACAGCTTCGTGCGTCCGAATTGACGATCCGAGTCCGCAGGCAACGCTGCCTCGCAAATCTGTCGCGCCAACAGCCGACAATCACATTCATCCAACGGTCCAGTGCGTGGCACCAGCAATCGATAACGTTCCACAAAGGCGCGGTAGGCGTGGCGTATCGGATAACCAGCACGACGTATCCTGGCAGTCTCCATCATGCCCGAGTAGCGCAATTGGCGCACGCACAGCTCCTTATCAAAGTTCTGCAGAGGCAGAGATAAACGGGATTAGTAAGGCAACGTTTAAAGaagcgatgatgatgaaatgaTAGAAGCATCTGATGAGTGGTTTCTTAATGATGATGtgaagaagatgaagatgagATGAGGTTTGCTCAATGATGAAGATGTTGAAGATAGAGATGTAAAGTTGAATGTAGAGTTGGAGCTGATGCACTgctcttttttatattcacaTGGTTGTTGTGGAATTAAACGTAGAATGGTGATGAATTTCATGCTATTGTCATAATGTCTTCTTAATAAAACAATGCGTTGATTATGCGATCAtcttaatataaatttcactttCTGATTATCCCTGTACACTTTTGTTGCCCTTTTTTTTAGTAAGAGCAATTGCACAATTATTATCttgaaaattgcatatttCAATCGTTGCAGTTTTTCCATAAAATAGTTCTAGATAATGTGTTTATAATTGCGTTGATGCCTTAAATGATTTCACATTAATTTCAAAGCATATCCTCTAATTAAATGATGAGTAAGTTCAATCCCTGCATATCCTCTGATTTAATGATGAGTGATATCAATAGTTGCACTTTTAATAACGTTAACTGACACATTCACATATATTTTCACTTGCACTGCATTGCTTAAAAACTTAGCACTTCTATGCCAAAAACtgtaaaagttatttcttAAGATAAGAACAAAGAAAATTTCTCAAGAAATCCGGCTGTAAAATAAACGACTTCCTAAGTAAAGCACTCTAATCAGAGAGCTAAGCCACAAAATTAAGTTCTGgtgctttaaaaatatttttagtagaTATAAAATACTACGAGTAGAAGATTGATTTTCATTCTAGAACAaggcaattgcatttttataaaatgctAACCAAGAAGCTTATTAAACTGCCAATATAACgcgtattaaatttaaaaaaaaattctgtagcatacttttaagcgctCATATGAATTCAAGAATTTGTGAGCAGAAAAGATACCTCAATTTCAAGTTAaatgaagtgaagtgaaacaaaaataaaaacattatttactCACATTTGGTTCCTTGAACTCGTTGGGCTTAATGCAGCGTATGAAGTAAGGATGAGCCTGCGACAAAGTGCGCATTAGCATGTCCAGCGAATTGCGGAACTTGACGCTTAGCGTTGGCTGCTTCTTTGTTGTGTCCATGGGGAGTTCATGCGGGAAAATATCCACCAGATACTTGTTGCTGGCGCGTTGAACCAAATTACGCAAATCACTGCTGAAAGAATCGCGATTCTTCTCCAAGAAACCCAGAGGATTATACATGACAATGCCAGCATAATGACGAATGCCAAAGAGCGAAGTCTGTGTGGTTTTTCCTTTGACATACATCGAACGATTGCCATGCTGCACATGGAGTTTCTCCAGCAGCGTTTGATCTGTACCCTTTGGGAACTTTGATTCCTCATCGATCAACGACATAATATTCACAGGTTTCATGCCAATCAAATCGAGAATGTCCTGATTGTCCTGGAACTCAATGTGCTGCCAGTTGATGTGCTCCAGCTGGTACTCGGCTTGTTCCATCTGTGAAGGTAGAATATGATAAGTATTCTTATAGAGTAAAGGAAGATGTATAGTCCAAACTTACCTTGAATATGTGACCGACAAAGAACTGCTGCAGATTCTCGTTGGCATAGTTGATGCACAGCTGCTCgaagctgttgttgtcaaaGTTCTCAAAGCCAAAGATATCCAGCACTCCGATGCTGTTCACCGGCGCCTCTGGCTTCTTGTCGATGGTGTCGTTAATGCGTCGCACGATGCGCACAAAGATGCCATCGTAGAGAGACTTCACAAACGCATCGCGTCCCTCAATGGCCGCTTCTTTGGACAGACTGGTCACCACATGCTCACCATGCACAAAGATAGTCCGCTGCGTGAGAGCGGTGTTCAGTGATGCCTCTGGCAAACCCAAAAGCTGTGCCACACGCTGCAAATTGAGGTTGTCATCCACCTCGGCAGTGTCCAAGTTAGCCACTTCGATGGCCTTGAAACGCAAATTGCCCAGATGCAGAATGGCAGCCAACAAACTGAGTATGGACCACAGTTCATCCGGTTTGAAGGAGAGCACTTTGAGTGCCGCACGTATGTCCGCAAAATCCTTGGCATCCTGTTTGCCCGGCAGCGTAAAGCAGCCGCCTTGTGCCAAATAATGATACTGACTCGGCGATTGCTCCTCCAGCTGGAGGCGAGCACGTTCCGCGGCGCTTAAGCCCGCCAGCATTGCGTAGAAGATGTGATAGTTGCGCTCGTCGCGACTCTGGAACACAATACGTGATTTCTCGAGCAAATACTGCTGAATGCGAGCACCTTGAATCGCGCCGTCGGGTGTGAAGCGTATGTCAATGTATTTGCCAAAGCGCGACGAGTTGTCGTTGCGCACCGTTTTGGCATTGCCAAAGGCCTCCATAATGGGATTCGATTCAATTATTTGCTGCTCGATCCACGAGTGTTTCCCACTGATTGCAGCCAAATACTGCAGTATCAACTTGGTGCTCTCCGTTTTCCCAGCTCCCGACTCGCCGCTGATGACAACGCATTGATTCTCCTTGTGTCGCTGCAATCGCTGAAAGGCATTGTCGCTGATGGCGAAGATGTGCGGCGGCAGCTCGTTCAGTTTCTTGTTGCGATACAGCTGAATCTCGCGGTGTGTGTAGATGGGCAGTATCTGGTACGGGTTGATGGCCACCAGCATGGAGCCTGTGTAGGTCTGCAAACAGTAAAAATGTTCCATTAGTTAGAGGAGTTAGCATTTAGAGaactttttagtattttaagaatacttaTACCtaaaatttattacatattcaaattaaataagagTGGAATTTATGCTTAGAATTTATGCATATAGGTAATTCTCTGAGGGATGTCGCGTGCCATCACCTTTTcagtgaacaaaaaaaaacataacctgaaacaattttaaaataagaaaaggttatttttatagctctagattagtactttaattagagctaagaatggttttggaattttctgttttgttttctgttctgataattgcaaaaattaacaattaacgcaaaaccaaaaaattaacgaatttatatattttatcgtaaaacagaacaagttcctaaaatcaatcttagctctaaaaatagtgctaatcctatttaagaataacctatactgatttttaaaattgttttagtttatgttttttttttgttactgtAAAGCTGGTCGCATGCGACATTTActagagaattacccatatttaaattgaagattgaacgaaattaaatttaaattatatttcaatagtATTTTAACTTATTAAATAAGAAGTagtaaaaactaaaatgaaatacataagATTTTGgcttaatatacaaaataaaataaatacttcaaGACGTTAACTGACTATACTTaagaaaatgaatattaaaatgaagttaaagtgaaatttgttttagtaATTTTGATAGGCagtaaaaacaacattttaacatagaataaagtttaatttaaattaaatttggtgTGACAATAAGCTAACTTATTAAAAGCTAGGCTACATGTTTTTTTAGCTTTGTACTTTATAA
This DNA window, taken from Drosophila nasuta strain 15112-1781.00 chromosome 2L, ASM2355853v1, whole genome shotgun sequence, encodes the following:
- the LOC132783646 gene encoding myosin-VIIa isoform X2, whose product is MSEFLREHGEYVWVKPQNTTSEFAVPFGARIVRTEKTQTLVCDDANKQFWVPAGDVLKSMHLTSHEDVEDMITLGDLQEYTILRNLQTRYAKQLIYTYTGSMLVAINPYQILPIYTHREIQLYRNKKLNELPPHIFAISDNAFQRLQRHKENQCVVISGESGAGKTESTKLILQYLAAISGKHSWIEQQIIESNPIMEAFGNAKTVRNDNSSRFGKYIDIRFTPDGAIQGARIQQYLLEKSRIVFQSRDERNYHIFYAMLAGLSAAERARLQLEEQSPSQYHYLAQGGCFTLPGKQDAKDFADIRAALKVLSFKPDELWSILSLLAAILHLGNLRFKAIEVANLDTAEVDDNLNLQRVAQLLGLPEASLNTALTQRTIFVHGEHVVTSLSKEAAIEGRDAFVKSLYDGIFVRIVRRINDTIDKKPEAPVNSIGVLDIFGFENFDNNSFEQLCINYANENLQQFFVGHIFKMEQAEYQLEHINWQHIEFQDNQDILDLIGMKPVNIMSLIDEESKFPKGTDQTLLEKLHVQHGNRSMYVKGKTTQTSLFGIRHYAGIVMYNPLGFLEKNRDSFSSDLRNLVQRASNKYLVDIFPHELPMDTTKKQPTLSVKFRNSLDMLMRTLSQAHPYFIRCIKPNEFKEPNNFDKELCVRQLRYSGMMETARIRRAGYPIRHAYRAFVERYRLLVPRTGPLDECDCRLLARQICEAALPADSDRQFGRTKLFLRDEDDALLEAERSRVMLKYIVTIQRGFRRVLFRRYLKRYRQAIITVQRYWRGRMQRRRYLTMRRGFHRLGACIAAQQLTTKFTMVRSRTIKLQARSRGYLARKRFALELTSRRQQHKERKRVKEQELLRLKAEQELLQQQRLKQQQAEAEQLRLKQEQEQQQRLKEQIAARNAAAMAAVHQPKRTKSIKRNEQPVLPAPTLQARMSLPPPPPMSPIIITPMAARPNSSAAKTNGLAVETPGYDASKQIVDDVFGFLNDEPDITLKKSSSITSVGTIRLPKPVPNHVDTSDFSFQKYASTYFCSGNTSQHERKLLKQPLLKHDLPVEQMAAKAIWMLILRFMEDLPEAAPTPKDHSLRHSQLMQDMARILGSKPRRFIRQTLRRQPKLIGNGQREAEDFYQLWLNAGSSHLDKLQFIIGHGILKESLRDEILAQICKQLYLNPSRGSYARGWLLLSICLSCFPPSSNFEPYLRSYMKLGTAKLHSSSSLQHLEHTLANGARSQPPSLLELQAIRNKEPLKLAIYLMDGEARKLQVDAASTAREAVQQLCDGLGLSDSFGFGLVLSFQEKLMPLGAGREHVLDAISSCEQRDLDSPWKLYLRKELFDAWYDPAVDPKATHLIYKQVVLGLKCGEYRCRSEKDIAMVCALACYIEHGAGVANTLNEQQLTEFVPRDLLAPGERAVQNWSRLIAATYERSAYVKKGQDALSQQRAKEDICLFAHLSWPMRHSRLYEVQRLSGPKLQSDELMLAVNASGLSLIDETEQVLASCTYAELVKVQFEAQDQLHVRTVQHENFVLQCSEALDAAELINYMLLNLQQRSSYAVAIEGCEAEQHLEEQLLLSPGDLVQFEAGVTGGQLLADDVRRPWRGSANGQTGEFAAGNVRVLATLTRPSVALQQVFKEHTAGAKVASIKQELEQPVAPKRRQHSLAQFAEQQFRENLDSELAPLWRYSPEPLKAPLLKSLHSQPQLYQQALVIYHHIQKYMGDIPRGQLAVNTDLIFQAALHQPLLCDELFCQLMKQLTGNTNVESEQRGWDLLYLATGIMVPSVLIMRELILLLRLRSDALADACLKRLKRSLQHGQRKQPPHLIEVEGIQQRCMHIYHKIYFPDDTVEAFEIESHTRGAALISDVAQRLELKSQLGYSIFLKIGEKVYAMPEEEFVFDYITELLHFVRQQKSIRASCDAHYQLHFMRKLWLDSQPGNDINADLIFSYPQELHKYLKGYYAVDLEQSLQLAQLIYSADQQRDEALQLQELVPEDLLPQRTLAEWQQQLLPLLEQSEQLEEDQAKLLLLQQLAKQPCYGSTFFAVKQLNDSSLPEQLLIAINCDGLQLLDAQTKQLLHSYSYAELGIWSSGKNHFHIRFGNMIGASKLLCSTNQGYKMDDLLASYMRYFNR
- the LOC132783646 gene encoding unconventional myosin-VIIa isoform X1, giving the protein MDAGNCHRNGEYVWVKPQNTTSEFAVPFGARIVRTEKTQTLVCDDANKQFWVPAGDVLKSMHLTSHEDVEDMITLGDLQEYTILRNLQTRYAKQLIYTYTGSMLVAINPYQILPIYTHREIQLYRNKKLNELPPHIFAISDNAFQRLQRHKENQCVVISGESGAGKTESTKLILQYLAAISGKHSWIEQQIIESNPIMEAFGNAKTVRNDNSSRFGKYIDIRFTPDGAIQGARIQQYLLEKSRIVFQSRDERNYHIFYAMLAGLSAAERARLQLEEQSPSQYHYLAQGGCFTLPGKQDAKDFADIRAALKVLSFKPDELWSILSLLAAILHLGNLRFKAIEVANLDTAEVDDNLNLQRVAQLLGLPEASLNTALTQRTIFVHGEHVVTSLSKEAAIEGRDAFVKSLYDGIFVRIVRRINDTIDKKPEAPVNSIGVLDIFGFENFDNNSFEQLCINYANENLQQFFVGHIFKMEQAEYQLEHINWQHIEFQDNQDILDLIGMKPVNIMSLIDEESKFPKGTDQTLLEKLHVQHGNRSMYVKGKTTQTSLFGIRHYAGIVMYNPLGFLEKNRDSFSSDLRNLVQRASNKYLVDIFPHELPMDTTKKQPTLSVKFRNSLDMLMRTLSQAHPYFIRCIKPNEFKEPNNFDKELCVRQLRYSGMMETARIRRAGYPIRHAYRAFVERYRLLVPRTGPLDECDCRLLARQICEAALPADSDRQFGRTKLFLRDEDDALLEAERSRVMLKYIVTIQRGFRRVLFRRYLKRYRQAIITVQRYWRGRMQRRRYLTMRRGFHRLGACIAAQQLTTKFTMVRSRTIKLQARSRGYLARKRFALELTSRRQQHKERKRVKEQELLRLKAEQELLQQQRLKQQQAEAEQLRLKQEQEQQQRLKEQIAARNAAAMAAVHQPKRTKSIKRNEQPVLPAPTLQARMSLPPPPPMSPIIITPMAARPNSSAAKTNGLAVETPGYDASKQIVDDVFGFLNDEPDVSGPLGPNVKEKSLLFERELRLRKDIPTKLLSRPVNYYEATPRPIVNQTRL